GAACCCGCCGTAGCTCCAGCCGAAGACGCCCATGCGGGTGGAATCGACGAAGGCCCAGCGCCCGATGGCTCGCGCCGCGGCGGCCTGGTCCTGGGTCTCCACCACCCCCAGCTGGCGGTAGACGATCTTGCGCCAGGCCCGCCCGCGCATGCCCGTGCCGCGGTTGTCGATGCTCGCGACGATGTACCCCTTCTGGGTGAGCAGCAGGTTCCAGAGGTAGTTGGTGCCGCCCCAGCTGTCGAGCACGGTCTGCGACCCCGGCCCGCCGTAGTTGGAGAAGAACACGGGATACTTCCGCGCGGGGTCGAAGTCGACCGGCTTCATCATCCAGCCGTTGAGCCGGAGGCCGTCGCCGATGTCCACCTGGAAGAACTCCGCCGGGCCCTTGCGCAGGGCCGCGACGCGCTCCGTGAGCTGGGCATTGGCCACCAGTGTCCGCAGCGGGCGATGCGCCGGCAGGGTCACCAGTTCCGTCACCGGCGGGACCCCGAAGCGCGACCAGGTGTGGAAGGCCACCCGGGCATCGGGCGCGATGTTGTAGGCGTGGGTGCCGGCCTGGTCGGCAGGCGTCACCCGCTCGGCCTCCCCGCGGCCATCCAGCCGGGCCCGGTAGAGGTAGCGCTGGGTCGGATTGCCGGGCGAGGCGATGTAGTAGAGCCAGCCGCCCACGGTGTCCACCGCGGCCTGGCTGGCGACGTCGTACTCGCCGGGCGTGAGCGGGGTGAGCCGGGCACTGTCGCGGGACACCCGGTAGACGTGGCGCCAGCCGTCGCGCTCGCTCTCCCACAGGAAGCTGCGCCCGCCATCGAGCCAGGGCGTCTCGTCGGGGAAGTCCACCCAGGCGCTGTCCCGCTCCTCGAGGAGCGGCCGCACGCTGCCGTCACGACGCGCGCCGAGGTATACGAGATCGGTGTTCTGCAGCCGGTTGAGCTGCTGGATCACCACCTCGTCGCTCGACGCCGCCCACTCCATGCGCGTCAGGTAGTGGTTGCGCGGGTCGCCGGGGATCCGGAACCAGGTGGTGCGGCCACCGGCCGCCGGCACCACGCCCACCCGCGCGGCGGAGTTGGACTCGCCGGCCTTGGGGTACTGGATCTCGATCGCCTGGGCGTAGAGCGAATCGGTGTCATTGATGAGCGTGAAATTGCGCACGCTGTCGGCGTTGAGCTGCCAGAAAGCGATGCTGCGGCCGTCGGGGCTCCAGCGCCAGCCGTCGCGCAGGTCCAGCTCTTCCTCGTACACCCAGTCGAAGGTGCCGTTGATGATCGTGCGTGACCCGTCCCGGGTGAGCTGCACCACCCGGCCGGTGGCGAGCTGCTCCACGTAGAGGTTGTTCTCCCGGACGTAGGCCACCCGGCCGCCGTCCGGGGAGAACTTGGCGAACATCAGCGTGGACGGCCTGGCCCGCGGCCCGCCCAGCTTGCGCAGGCGCCAGGTGCGGAGGTCGAGGGTCCAGTAGTCGCCCCGGGTGTTCTGCCGCCACACGGGGGCGCTGTTGGTGAAGACCAGGAGCTGCCGCTCGTCGGCCGACCAGAGGTAGTTCTCGACCGTGAGCGGGACGCTGTCGCCCCGCGGGACCAGGCGGGTGGCCGGCACCAGGACGGTCCGCACCCCGGTTTCCACGTCGTAGCGGACCAGGTCCTGTCCCCCCTTCCCCTCGCGGGAGCGCTCCAGGGTGGTGTAGGCCGCGCCACGGGCGAGCCACCGCGCCGGGCCGAAGAACTCGGGCCGGAAGTCGCCGGAGGCGTACACCCGCTCGATGGTGAGCAGGCTGGGGTCGGCGGCCTGGCCGGGGAGCGCCCGGACCGGGAGCAGCACCAGGGCCAGGACCGCGAGGAAACAGCGAAGGGAGCGGGACGTCCGCACGGGCACCTCGGTTCGGGGGAACGGCACGCGCGTCCCGGTCAGGGGCGCGCCTCGTCCACCGCCCGGCTGGCCGGCACGATGTCGAGCTCGGCCAGCAGGGGATCGGTGGACGTACTGAGCAGGTGGGCCAGCACCTCGAGGGTACTCACCTCGACCGACACCTGTCCGGCGCCCGGTGTCTGCTGGTACCGGGCCCGGAACGACTCGAGCTCCCGCAGGCTCAGGAATCCCGGCACCACGGTCCGCCCATTCTGGGTGTAGGTGAGGTACCC
The Gemmatimonadota bacterium DNA segment above includes these coding regions:
- a CDS encoding S9 family peptidase — encoded protein: MALVLLPVRALPGQAADPSLLTIERVYASGDFRPEFFGPARWLARGAAYTTLERSREGKGGQDLVRYDVETGVRTVLVPATRLVPRGDSVPLTVENYLWSADERQLLVFTNSAPVWRQNTRGDYWTLDLRTWRLRKLGGPRARPSTLMFAKFSPDGGRVAYVRENNLYVEQLATGRVVQLTRDGSRTIINGTFDWVYEEELDLRDGWRWSPDGRSIAFWQLNADSVRNFTLINDTDSLYAQAIEIQYPKAGESNSAARVGVVPAAGGRTTWFRIPGDPRNHYLTRMEWAASSDEVVIQQLNRLQNTDLVYLGARRDGSVRPLLEERDSAWVDFPDETPWLDGGRSFLWESERDGWRHVYRVSRDSARLTPLTPGEYDVASQAAVDTVGGWLYYIASPGNPTQRYLYRARLDGRGEAERVTPADQAGTHAYNIAPDARVAFHTWSRFGVPPVTELVTLPAHRPLRTLVANAQLTERVAALRKGPAEFFQVDIGDGLRLNGWMMKPVDFDPARKYPVFFSNYGGPGSQTVLDSWGGTNYLWNLLLTQKGYIVASIDNRGTGMRGRAWRKIVYRQLGVVETQDQAAAARAIGRWAFVDSTRMGVFGWSYGGFMSLNGLFQAPDVYSMAVAVAPVTHWKFYDNIYTERYNGLPQDNAAGYDKGSPLSYVDRMRGRLLLVHGTGDDNVHYQNSENLLNRLVAANKSFDFMAYPNRNHGIFGGNTTLHLRTLITNFIDETLGPPRALPAGAPGPLTN